In the genome of Pelodiscus sinensis isolate JC-2024 chromosome 3, ASM4963464v1, whole genome shotgun sequence, one region contains:
- the LOC112544562 gene encoding uncharacterized protein LOC112544562, with protein MELEAAVRADDTAEFLRDFMSPCFRSPSCEWGSAVAKGPLTNADRAIRQLVWKWLYLPQRASSDIIYISHRQGGANVPHMGDLCDIATVTHAFHLLTCPDRKVRTIANATLKETVGKRAARAPAPQDTIAFLNGSLENDLGRQGGEMSSLWSRAATRRLGKRIGCHWTWAEEREEMGILIPRINSDQNTVVIPPARKLLERVLKSTLRCLYAENLKKKPDQGKVFEVSSKWTASNHFLSGRSFTRFIDWRFVHRARLNCIPLNEAARFGNRDKRCRRCGYENETLPHVLCGCETHSGAWLLRHNAIQDRVVKALPPTLGTVMEDSVVLGTNSLLRPDIVITNEEVKKIIMVDVSVPFENQSAAFQAARLWKIVKYTPLADTLRGYSVEIYTLLVGALGSWDPQNELVLEAYGIGKKYTGLMRQLMVSDTFWWSRDIYTEHVMGHRQYQDTQNN; from the exons atggagctggaggcggcggTCAGGGCTGATGACACggcag AATTCCTGCGTGACTTCATGTCTCCATGCTTCAGATCCCCTAGCTGCGAATG GGGCTCGGCCGTCGCTAAGGGTCCCCTGACCAACGCAGACCGCGCCATCAGGCAGCTGGTCTGGAAGTGGCTCTACCTCCCCCAAAGGGCCAGCTCGGACATCATCTACATCTCGCACAGGCAAGGGGGTGCCAACGTCCCACACATGGGAGACCTGTGCGATATCGCAACCGTGACCCACGCCTTCCACCTCCTGACGTGCCCAGACCGCAAAGTGCGGACCATCGCGAACGCCACCCTGAAAGAGACCGTCGGCAAGCGCGCCGCCAGGGCCCCCGCTCCGCAGGACACCATAGCCTTCCTCAACGGTTCCCTTGAGAACGACCTAGGAAGGCAAGGGGGAGAAATGTCCTCCCTCTGGTCCCGCGCCGCCACCCGCCGCCTGGGGAAGAGGATCGGCTGCCACTGGACCTGGGCGGAGGAGCGAGAAGAGATGGGCATCCTGATCCCACGCATCAACTCCGACCAGAACACGGTCGTCATACCGCCCGCCCGGAAACTACTGGAGAGGGTCCTGAAGTCCACCCTCCGCTGCCTCTACGCTGAGAACCTGAAAAAGAAGCCAGACCAGGGCAAGGTTTTCGAGGTATCCAGCAAGTGGACCGCCAGCAACCACTTCCTTTCCGGGAGGAGCTTCACCCGCTTCATCGACTGGCGCTTCGTCCACAGGGCCCGCCTCAACTGCATCCCCCTCAACGAAGCCGCCCGCTTCGGCAACCGGGACAAGCGCTGCAGACGCTGCGGCTATGAGAACGAGACCCTGCCCCACGTCCTCTGCGGCTGCGAAACACACTCGGGGGCCTGGTTACTGCGCCACAACGCCATCCAGGACCGCGTCGTCAAGGCCCTGCCTCCGACCTTGGGCACCGTCATGGAGGACTCTGTCGTCCTGGGTACAAACAGCCTCCTCCGACCGGACATCGTCATCACCAACGAGGAGGTGAAAAAGATCATCATGGTGGACGTGTCCGTCCCCTTTGAGAACCAGTCGGCGGCGTTTCAGGCAGCCCGTCTCTGGAAGATCGTCAAATACACACCACTGGCGGACACCCTGAGGGGTTATTCGGTCGAGATCTACACCCTGCTTGTGGGGGCGCTGGGGTCGTGGGACCCCCAGAACGAGCTGGTGCTGGAAGCTTACGGCATCGGGAAGAAGTACACCGGCCT